One part of the Novipirellula aureliae genome encodes these proteins:
- a CDS encoding AI-2E family transporter: MNRTNDSSKNRSDADGRVGVISTRVCAVMLVLYALFYARSLAVPIAMAFVMYMVLRPLVRQGSRLGVPPAVGAAAILVTLIVSFGFATYLVVEPAQQMIAKAPQHVGVVKEKLRFLTHKLNQVNDAKEELTEASEEANENDVGEPDEEEPVPVQVKQPNWTNNYTYLSGTGNLVSFLTICAALLYFLLATGDDLLRSIMHALPDFTARRRLIEIIENVQEGLGSYLARISSINAGLGIAVGIAMWLLGMPSPAVWGVMAFAFNFIPIVGALVGACIIFLVALVSFDPTYYAFIVAGTYITLTSLEGQFITPSILGRSMSMSPVLVFLSIVLWGWMWGIMGVFLSIPILIAIRMACEGYDGLQPLAFVLGAEVPQPKRKEGDADEQSEIESSSGRLPEVTSSGSASSRPIASSVGL; encoded by the coding sequence ATGAATCGAACCAATGACTCTTCGAAAAATCGGTCGGATGCCGACGGTCGAGTGGGTGTGATCTCCACTCGCGTTTGCGCTGTGATGTTGGTGCTCTACGCATTGTTCTATGCGAGAAGCCTTGCGGTGCCGATCGCGATGGCGTTCGTGATGTACATGGTGCTGCGTCCGCTGGTCCGGCAGGGCAGCCGACTCGGAGTCCCCCCGGCCGTCGGAGCCGCAGCAATCCTGGTTACGTTGATCGTCAGCTTCGGATTCGCCACCTATTTGGTTGTCGAGCCAGCACAGCAAATGATTGCGAAGGCACCTCAACACGTCGGCGTGGTTAAAGAAAAGCTGCGTTTCCTCACGCACAAGCTCAATCAGGTCAACGACGCAAAGGAAGAGTTGACGGAGGCGAGCGAAGAGGCAAATGAAAACGATGTGGGCGAGCCCGATGAAGAAGAACCTGTGCCGGTTCAAGTCAAACAACCCAACTGGACCAACAATTATACCTACCTGAGCGGAACAGGAAATCTCGTATCGTTCCTGACGATCTGTGCGGCGTTGTTGTATTTCTTGTTGGCCACCGGCGACGATCTACTCCGCAGCATCATGCACGCGTTGCCCGACTTCACGGCCAGGCGGCGGTTGATCGAAATCATCGAGAACGTGCAGGAAGGCTTGGGCAGCTATCTCGCCCGCATTTCAAGTATTAACGCGGGTCTCGGCATCGCGGTCGGCATCGCAATGTGGCTACTTGGAATGCCCTCGCCAGCGGTGTGGGGTGTGATGGCGTTCGCATTCAATTTTATTCCAATCGTGGGCGCGCTCGTGGGGGCTTGTATCATCTTCCTCGTTGCCTTGGTGAGCTTCGATCCAACCTACTATGCATTCATCGTTGCCGGAACATATATCACATTGACATCTTTGGAAGGTCAATTCATCACCCCATCAATCCTCGGTCGGTCGATGAGTATGAGCCCCGTGCTTGTTTTCTTGTCGATAGTCCTATGGGGATGGATGTGGGGCATTATGGGCGTTTTCCTTTCGATCCCGATCCTGATCGCCATTCGAATGGCCTGTGAAGGCTACGATGGACTTCAGCCTTTGGCGTTCGTCTTGGGTGCAGAAGTGCCACAGCCTAAGAGAAAAGAAGGCGACGCCGACGAGCAATCGGAAATCGAATCGTCGAGCGGACGGTTGCCGGAAGTCACGTCATCGGGCTCAGCATCGTCACGTCCGATTGCTTCATCCGTTGGATTGTAA
- a CDS encoding DUF1328 domain-containing protein, with protein sequence MLGWAITFLIIALIAGVLGFGVVAGTAATIAKVLFVVFLVLFVIGLIMGRRGPVV encoded by the coding sequence ATGTTAGGCTGGGCAATCACTTTTCTAATCATCGCGTTGATTGCAGGCGTCCTTGGTTTCGGCGTCGTCGCTGGCACGGCTGCTACGATCGCGAAAGTCTTGTTTGTTGTTTTCCTCGTGCTGTTTGTCATTGGCTTGATCATGGGTCGCCGTGGACCTGTTGTCTGA
- a CDS encoding PDZ domain-containing protein yields MTRLRLHSMGSVFALAGALTFAIIANGQENAGTPSTKTSPPVLGNETTSGAHADHDSPQLGVMVGSCPGKGVCVLDTIAGGPAERAGIRPGDYILAINDQEVRSPQDLKQKIDNLERFDTIDVSLWRQGKYVSKDVPLASQSKELPPILRGWLGVMLSDSEDDQNGVVIQQVHPNSPAAQAGLQSGDEVKKINGEAVASIDAFVDKVSDFEPGTKVTFSIIRNDKEQNITAVLGEISNAPMSWFRRSMRMPMGGPDFNVPPFPPLPGVGVMDDVIDELREQIRTLRKDVEQLKRTTEPSTDKSRKDAKDATQTATPAADSVSYIDIPAPTFLAQYDASRGFPPNISNDWTGSRYQNRNADREYRYRTPYRRTYRYPYNPYRYYPYRYYNYGGWPYYYGGGYPYGFRGGVQIGPNFGVYW; encoded by the coding sequence ATGACGCGTCTCCGTTTACACTCGATGGGTTCGGTATTTGCTCTGGCTGGTGCCTTGACCTTTGCCATCATTGCTAACGGCCAAGAAAACGCCGGCACACCATCAACAAAAACATCACCACCAGTGCTTGGCAACGAGACCACCAGCGGTGCACACGCCGATCACGACTCACCACAATTAGGAGTCATGGTGGGATCATGTCCAGGCAAAGGCGTCTGTGTACTCGATACGATCGCTGGCGGTCCAGCAGAACGAGCTGGAATTCGTCCGGGCGACTACATTTTGGCCATCAATGATCAAGAGGTTCGTTCTCCCCAGGATCTCAAGCAGAAAATCGACAATCTGGAGCGTTTCGACACGATCGACGTGAGCCTCTGGCGGCAAGGTAAGTATGTGTCGAAAGACGTTCCTTTGGCAAGTCAGTCCAAGGAATTGCCACCGATCCTTCGAGGTTGGCTGGGTGTGATGCTGTCCGACAGTGAAGACGATCAAAATGGAGTGGTGATCCAACAGGTTCATCCAAACAGCCCTGCGGCTCAAGCGGGTTTACAGAGTGGCGACGAAGTCAAGAAGATCAATGGGGAAGCGGTGGCATCGATTGATGCATTCGTTGACAAGGTGAGCGATTTCGAGCCAGGCACGAAGGTCACGTTTTCCATCATCCGCAACGATAAGGAACAAAACATCACGGCGGTGCTGGGGGAGATTTCCAACGCGCCGATGTCGTGGTTTCGACGTTCGATGCGGATGCCGATGGGCGGGCCGGATTTCAACGTGCCGCCATTCCCACCGCTACCGGGTGTCGGTGTCATGGATGATGTCATTGATGAGTTGCGCGAGCAAATCCGAACGCTGCGGAAAGACGTTGAGCAATTGAAACGCACCACGGAACCATCGACTGACAAGAGTCGAAAGGACGCGAAGGATGCGACGCAGACGGCTACTCCGGCGGCGGATAGCGTTTCATACATCGACATTCCTGCTCCGACATTCCTTGCCCAATACGATGCTAGCCGCGGATTTCCTCCGAATATCAGCAACGATTGGACTGGTTCGCGATACCAGAACCGAAATGCTGATCGCGAATACCGCTACCGAACGCCATACCGCCGAACCTATCGGTATCCGTACAATCCTTACCGGTATTATCCGTATCGATACTACAATTATGGAGGATGGCCGTATTACTATGGCGGTGGCTACCCCTACGGTTTCCGAGGTGGCGTCCAAATTGGACCGAACTTCGGCGTCTATTGGTAA
- the ppsA gene encoding phosphoenolpyruvate synthase: MSVAFETITDLVRWFDQIGMDDVPIVGGKNASLGEMYRQLTPRGVRIPNGFATTAFAYRSFLEETGLNEKISQVLSGMDVDDITSLQHHGMLIREMILDTPLPDALAHSIVEAYQHLCEERHELADVAVRSSATAEDLPDASFAGQQETYLNVRGQASVLDACRRCYASLFTDRAISYRANHGYDHMQVALSIGIQQMVRSDLATSGVMFSIDTESGFRDAVLINAAYGLGENVVQGSVNPDEYYVFKPTLKEGFRPILKKAIGTKSMKLVYDAGGSKMTKNIPVPPEQANRFALCDDDILHLAHWACEIEDHYSQRRGAACPMDMEWAKDGRTGELFIVQARPETVQSRKSATTHERYHLRRSVGSGRGNESNGTEGLATSPTTSAEPLRLLTGRSVGEKIGSGPVHLITDVHQLDQFRDGEILVTDKTDPDWEPVMKRAAGIITNRGGRTCHAAIVSRELGLPAIVGTLNATEVLHNGQQVTISCAEGDDGVVYEGQLPFDVETIDLSGLQRPKTKMLMNIGAPDEAFALSAIPNDGVGLAREEFIISTYVKVHPRALLDYDQLDAATRVAVDAATMGYEDKPKFYIDRLAEGIAMIAAAFHPKDVIVRLSDFKTNEYANLVGGKNYEPNEENPMLGFRGASRYYSPQFRDAFGLECKAVQKVRQEMGLRNLKLMVPFCRTVDEGRKVQDEMAKYGLVRGQDGLEIYVMCEIPSNVILADRFAEIFDGFSIGSNDLTQLTLGVDRDSEIVAHVFDENNEAVKRSIASVIQTAKAHGAKIGICGQAPSDYPEFAEFLVQQGIDSMSLTPDALVKTTMHVLEVENKR; the protein is encoded by the coding sequence ATGAGTGTCGCCTTTGAAACCATTACTGATCTCGTTCGTTGGTTCGATCAAATTGGGATGGACGATGTTCCGATCGTTGGCGGCAAAAATGCGTCGCTGGGGGAAATGTATCGGCAATTGACGCCTCGCGGCGTTCGTATCCCAAACGGGTTCGCCACGACTGCATTCGCCTACCGTTCGTTCCTGGAAGAAACCGGACTGAACGAGAAAATCTCACAAGTTCTCAGCGGCATGGATGTCGATGACATCACAAGTTTGCAGCATCACGGAATGCTCATCCGGGAGATGATTCTGGACACACCTCTTCCCGATGCGTTGGCCCACTCGATCGTCGAAGCCTATCAACACTTGTGCGAAGAACGGCACGAATTGGCCGACGTCGCCGTCCGTAGCAGTGCCACGGCGGAGGATTTGCCGGACGCCAGTTTTGCGGGGCAACAAGAAACCTACCTGAACGTGCGTGGTCAAGCGTCTGTGCTGGATGCTTGCCGTCGTTGCTATGCGTCATTGTTCACCGACCGAGCGATCTCGTACCGCGCCAACCACGGTTACGACCACATGCAGGTCGCCCTGTCGATCGGGATCCAGCAAATGGTACGTTCCGACTTGGCGACCTCCGGCGTGATGTTCTCGATCGATACCGAAAGTGGGTTCCGCGATGCCGTGCTCATCAACGCCGCTTATGGATTGGGGGAAAACGTCGTGCAAGGCAGCGTCAATCCCGACGAATACTACGTGTTCAAGCCAACATTGAAGGAAGGCTTTCGCCCGATTCTCAAGAAAGCGATTGGCACAAAGTCGATGAAGTTGGTCTACGACGCCGGCGGAAGCAAGATGACCAAGAATATCCCGGTACCGCCCGAGCAGGCGAATCGCTTTGCACTTTGTGATGACGACATTTTGCACCTGGCACACTGGGCGTGTGAGATCGAAGATCACTACAGCCAACGACGCGGCGCGGCCTGTCCGATGGACATGGAATGGGCCAAGGACGGACGTACCGGTGAACTGTTCATCGTGCAGGCAAGACCCGAGACCGTTCAATCGCGGAAGTCGGCGACAACACACGAGCGGTATCACTTGAGGCGTTCCGTTGGGAGTGGGCGAGGTAACGAGTCCAACGGCACTGAAGGACTCGCAACCTCGCCCACTACGTCGGCTGAACCATTGCGACTATTGACTGGTCGCAGCGTCGGCGAAAAGATCGGTTCTGGCCCGGTCCACCTGATCACCGATGTGCATCAATTGGATCAATTCCGTGATGGCGAGATTCTAGTCACCGACAAAACCGACCCGGACTGGGAACCCGTCATGAAACGCGCCGCGGGTATCATTACTAATCGTGGCGGACGAACGTGTCACGCCGCGATTGTCAGTCGTGAACTCGGTCTTCCTGCGATCGTCGGTACGTTGAACGCGACGGAAGTGTTACACAACGGCCAGCAAGTGACGATTAGCTGCGCCGAGGGTGACGACGGCGTCGTGTACGAAGGCCAACTGCCGTTCGATGTCGAAACGATTGATCTGAGCGGCCTTCAACGACCCAAGACGAAGATGTTGATGAACATCGGGGCTCCCGACGAAGCGTTTGCCCTGTCGGCGATCCCAAACGACGGCGTCGGGTTGGCTCGCGAGGAATTCATCATCAGCACTTACGTCAAAGTGCATCCACGGGCGCTGCTGGATTACGACCAGCTCGACGCCGCGACACGGGTCGCGGTCGATGCTGCGACGATGGGCTATGAAGACAAGCCAAAGTTCTACATCGATCGTCTAGCCGAAGGCATCGCCATGATTGCAGCGGCGTTTCATCCCAAGGACGTGATCGTTCGGCTGAGTGATTTCAAGACCAACGAATACGCGAACCTGGTTGGCGGGAAGAACTACGAACCCAACGAAGAGAACCCGATGCTAGGTTTCCGCGGCGCGTCACGATACTACTCGCCGCAGTTTCGCGATGCGTTCGGTTTGGAGTGCAAAGCCGTCCAAAAGGTTCGTCAAGAAATGGGACTGCGAAACCTGAAGTTGATGGTTCCGTTTTGCCGGACGGTCGATGAAGGACGCAAGGTGCAAGACGAGATGGCGAAGTACGGCTTGGTTCGAGGGCAAGACGGCTTGGAGATCTATGTGATGTGCGAGATTCCCAGCAACGTGATCCTGGCGGACCGATTCGCAGAGATCTTCGACGGCTTCTCGATCGGATCGAATGACCTGACACAATTGACCCTGGGCGTTGATCGCGATTCAGAGATTGTCGCTCACGTGTTCGACGAAAACAACGAAGCGGTCAAGCGTTCGATCGCCTCGGTGATTCAAACCGCCAAGGCCCACGGAGCCAAAATCGGGATCTGCGGCCAAGCCCCCAGCGACTATCCCGAGTTCGCAGAGTTTTTAGTGCAACAAGGGATCGACAGCATGTCGCTAACGCCCGACGCGCTGGTCAAAACCACGATGCACGTTCTGGAAGTTGAAAATAAAAGATGA
- a CDS encoding helix-turn-helix domain-containing protein has protein sequence MSDYDRTAEVECVQLELRHEDTQNRAVHSTARSLPKVGSLIALEREHIAEVLRGENGNDSKAARTFGVERQKLYRMMKQDGIEG, from the coding sequence ATGAGCGACTATGACCGAACCGCTGAGGTTGAGTGTGTGCAATTAGAATTGCGCCACGAGGATACGCAAAATCGCGCCGTCCATTCAACTGCCAGGTCGTTACCGAAAGTCGGTTCCCTGATTGCGCTCGAACGCGAGCATATCGCCGAAGTCCTACGAGGCGAAAACGGCAACGATTCCAAAGCCGCCCGCACTTTCGGCGTTGAACGCCAAAAACTGTATCGAATGATGAAGCAAGACGGGATCGAGGGTTAG
- a CDS encoding PAS domain S-box protein has translation MPVEISDLSFTSSDHDDEMTAKSTFDEAFQPFADAMPVMVWMCAADGSAMFFNRKWVEMTGLSMEDSLGDGWTRAIHPEDQKHALATWQHAIQTRANHDVELRYRMVDGSYRWHILKALPTLNADGTVKHWQAVCTDIDDQHDSFERELRGRNRVLLSLAEGQPLAKVLDEIIEVAEELRPEMIGSILVLDQQEGCLRHGASRQLPDFYLDAMEAMTPGPSVGSCGTATFTRKRVIVEDIHTSSLWEDYRDLATRAKFRACWSEPILAPCGRVMGTFAMYYAEARTPDARDLQFVESFAKLAAIAIERVTVDDELRQMAAIVDSTDDAIILKNLDGVIERWNPGAERLYGYSAKEALGMPIDLLVPEDCIDELDANTERLRQGKPVNHFETTRMTKDGKRIHVSSTISPVLDSEGILSHFVEVQNDITQRVQAQAELDRERSVLEAIVHGIPDAILLAKLDRKLSFVNESACRIFGYERSEMEGQHGAIFYANQDDFRQQAEQRFNLTATPQKDIQEIRWRRKNGEVFAGEIVGTIIRDSYGKPIGYLGIIRDVTERKRAEATIREKQRQLSTLINNLPGAAYRRKYDGNWTTEYISDGCQELTGYAPEEFMSGTAKSRRGSGRSDESDAEGLVTSSTTPIDERAFLNWASVIVAEDRENFAMEIQQAISEKRPFQLSYRICHCSGEIRWLWEQGEGVFAGDGDGRVVALEGYISDVTELREARERIIQSERLAAVGQMISAIAHESRNALQRIQVGLDMLGFEIEVDSESRADLDRIARAKGDLLRLFEGLRNYAAPMQLDSSPEELSAVWRKAWANLQPSRDNHPAQLIEEPHSIELTCWLDAFRIEQVFRNLFENSLAACNDPVRIGISCTAAELNGTPAVCVSVRDNGPGLTEEQRARIFEAFFTTKSKGTGLGMAIANRIVEAHQGTIAVGDAKDGGAEFLITLPRTLS, from the coding sequence ATGCCCGTCGAAATCTCCGATCTATCGTTCACCTCCAGCGATCATGATGACGAAATGACTGCAAAATCCACTTTCGACGAAGCTTTTCAACCGTTTGCCGATGCGATGCCGGTGATGGTTTGGATGTGTGCTGCAGATGGATCGGCAATGTTCTTCAACCGGAAATGGGTTGAAATGACAGGGCTGTCGATGGAAGACTCGCTCGGGGACGGATGGACACGAGCCATCCATCCAGAAGACCAAAAGCACGCATTGGCAACCTGGCAACATGCAATTCAGACTCGTGCCAACCACGATGTCGAATTGCGGTATCGCATGGTGGACGGCTCGTACCGTTGGCACATCCTTAAAGCCCTGCCGACGCTCAACGCGGATGGGACAGTGAAGCACTGGCAGGCCGTTTGCACCGATATTGATGATCAGCATGATTCGTTCGAGCGAGAGCTGCGTGGTCGTAACCGAGTTCTTTTAAGCTTGGCAGAAGGCCAGCCGCTCGCCAAAGTGCTTGACGAGATCATCGAAGTGGCGGAAGAGTTGCGGCCGGAGATGATTGGCTCGATTCTCGTGTTGGATCAGCAAGAGGGTTGCTTGCGGCATGGAGCATCACGACAACTGCCCGACTTCTATTTGGATGCGATGGAAGCGATGACGCCTGGCCCTAGCGTCGGCTCATGTGGTACGGCTACATTCACTCGAAAGCGTGTGATCGTAGAGGACATCCATACCAGTTCGTTGTGGGAAGACTATCGTGATCTGGCGACCAGGGCGAAATTCCGAGCTTGTTGGTCCGAACCCATCCTTGCTCCCTGTGGACGAGTGATGGGGACGTTCGCAATGTACTACGCGGAAGCACGGACGCCTGATGCCCGCGATTTGCAGTTCGTTGAAAGCTTCGCAAAGCTGGCGGCGATTGCGATCGAGCGAGTGACCGTGGACGACGAACTGCGTCAGATGGCAGCAATCGTCGACTCTACCGATGACGCCATCATCTTGAAAAATCTTGATGGCGTGATCGAAAGATGGAATCCGGGCGCGGAACGTCTGTATGGCTATTCAGCAAAGGAAGCATTGGGAATGCCGATAGATTTGCTCGTTCCCGAAGACTGTATCGACGAACTCGACGCAAATACGGAACGACTTCGGCAGGGCAAACCGGTCAATCACTTCGAGACCACTCGCATGACCAAGGATGGGAAGCGGATTCACGTGTCGTCAACGATCTCGCCGGTACTGGACTCCGAAGGAATTCTGTCTCATTTTGTTGAAGTTCAAAACGACATTACGCAGCGAGTCCAAGCGCAGGCGGAGCTGGATCGTGAACGATCGGTGTTGGAAGCCATCGTCCATGGCATTCCCGATGCGATATTGCTCGCCAAACTCGATCGCAAACTATCGTTTGTTAATGAGAGTGCGTGCCGCATCTTTGGGTACGAACGCAGCGAAATGGAAGGTCAACACGGGGCGATCTTCTATGCCAATCAGGACGATTTCCGCCAGCAAGCCGAGCAACGATTCAATCTAACGGCGACACCCCAAAAAGACATCCAGGAGATTCGTTGGCGACGTAAGAACGGCGAGGTGTTTGCTGGCGAAATCGTCGGAACAATCATTCGTGATTCATATGGAAAACCGATCGGCTATTTGGGAATCATACGTGACGTCACCGAACGCAAGCGGGCCGAAGCAACGATCCGAGAAAAACAGCGTCAGCTTTCAACGCTGATCAACAACCTTCCCGGAGCGGCATATCGTCGCAAATACGACGGCAACTGGACGACGGAATACATCAGTGATGGTTGTCAGGAACTAACGGGATACGCTCCCGAAGAGTTTATGTCTGGAACCGCAAAGAGCAGGCGAGGTAGTGGACGAAGTGACGAGTCCGATGCGGAAGGACTCGTTACCTCGTCCACGACGCCAATCGATGAACGAGCGTTCCTGAATTGGGCATCTGTCATCGTTGCGGAGGATCGAGAGAACTTCGCAATGGAGATTCAACAGGCGATTTCTGAAAAACGGCCCTTTCAGTTGAGCTATCGAATTTGTCACTGCAGTGGTGAGATTCGCTGGTTATGGGAACAGGGCGAGGGTGTTTTTGCCGGGGACGGAGACGGTCGAGTCGTTGCATTGGAGGGCTACATATCGGATGTTACCGAATTGCGGGAAGCACGCGAACGAATCATTCAGTCCGAGCGGCTGGCTGCGGTCGGACAAATGATTTCCGCTATCGCCCATGAAAGCCGCAATGCGTTGCAACGAATCCAGGTTGGCTTGGACATGCTTGGCTTTGAAATCGAAGTGGATTCTGAATCACGCGCCGATCTCGATCGTATTGCCCGCGCCAAAGGGGACCTGCTACGACTCTTTGAGGGACTGCGTAACTACGCCGCGCCAATGCAGCTTGATTCCAGCCCCGAAGAGCTATCGGCCGTCTGGCGAAAAGCCTGGGCCAATTTGCAACCCTCACGTGACAACCATCCTGCACAGCTTATCGAAGAACCCCATTCGATCGAACTCACTTGTTGGCTCGACGCCTTCCGAATCGAACAGGTGTTTCGCAACCTGTTTGAAAACTCACTCGCTGCCTGTAACGATCCGGTTCGGATTGGCATTTCCTGCACAGCAGCCGAACTCAATGGCACGCCGGCGGTGTGCGTATCGGTGCGCGACAACGGGCCAGGATTAACGGAGGAACAGAGAGCACGGATTTTCGAGGCTTTTTTCACGACAAAGTCGAAGGGCACAGGACTAGGTATGGCAATTGCTAATCGTATTGTTGAAGCACACCAGGGGACAATCGCAGTCGGAGACGCCAAGGACGGCGGGGCCGAGTTCCTCATCACATTGCCAAGGACACTCTCGTGA
- a CDS encoding response regulator has translation MTHSLRIAIADDEEDIRQYFRRLLPRLGYELVVEAENGRQLVELCRSENPDLIITDVMMPEMSGIEAATEISKTLSVPIIILSSHEKPTNASKTFIVGYLQKPVSIPDLQAAITRACPAA, from the coding sequence GTGACACACTCCTTACGAATTGCCATCGCCGACGACGAAGAGGACATTCGTCAGTATTTCCGACGACTCCTACCACGGCTCGGCTATGAGCTGGTCGTCGAAGCGGAAAACGGACGGCAGTTGGTCGAACTTTGTCGATCAGAAAACCCGGACCTCATCATTACCGACGTGATGATGCCGGAGATGTCTGGGATCGAAGCGGCTACCGAGATTAGTAAAACACTGTCGGTACCGATCATCATCCTATCATCGCATGAAAAACCAACCAACGCCAGCAAGACATTCATCGTCGGCTATCTGCAAAAGCCAGTCAGTATCCCCGACTTGCAAGCAGCGATCACCCGAGCCTGTCCGGCTGCTTAG
- a CDS encoding glycogen debranching protein, with protein MNATRKRWEATEGSPFPLGATWVEEDRAFNFSIYSKHAEAVRLLIYSKKDVVVPLLEYSFNYLSNKSGPIWHCRIDAAEAKDAAYYAYRVDGPAPEPGFDWHNFDFEKILLDPCAQSVFFPDGFSREAACRAGSNAGQAPLGVLPNQLLLSDQTDPLPCPLRHDSDLVIYELHVRGFTQHPRSGIPESHRGTFLGVVDKIPHLVDLGITAVELMPIFQFDPDDGDYWGYMPLNFYSPHHGYATQPDECNQQHEFRRMVQALHAVGIEVILDVVYNHTCEGDHTGPTYSFKGIDNSSAYIMTGDPNVPFANYSGTGNTLHTANRAIRRHIVDSLRFWDQQMHIDGFRFDLASIFTRNSDGSINLDDPPIIAEIGTNADLTNNRLIAEPWDAGGEFQLGQKFPGQRWMQWNARYRETLQRFVRGDRGLVRDLMTRLYGSADLFPDDRMHALQPPLSVNYITSHDGSTLYDLVSYNEKNNWANGHNNTDGSKEYRWNCGWEGDEVSDVVDEVTSPDTQGIVTSSTTNASHDFAVVLALRKQQVKNFICLLMLSNGTPMFRMGDEFLQTQGGNNNPYNQDNETSWLDWGRLSKHDDIFRFVKQMIAFRKSHPSISRSRFWRDDIKWYGTGHLVDMSPTSQQLAFCLHGASQNDTDLYVMINAADATVEFGIHEGASGSWRRVVDTSLNSPHDFAEVPDKSVEKSCYSVNGRSVVLLVAAG; from the coding sequence ATGAACGCAACCAGAAAACGTTGGGAGGCAACCGAAGGTTCGCCGTTTCCGCTTGGTGCAACTTGGGTTGAGGAAGACCGTGCGTTCAACTTCTCAATCTACTCGAAACACGCCGAAGCTGTGCGGCTGTTGATTTACTCTAAGAAAGATGTTGTTGTCCCGCTTCTCGAATACTCGTTCAACTACTTGAGCAATAAGTCTGGCCCGATTTGGCACTGCCGCATCGATGCTGCCGAAGCCAAGGACGCAGCCTACTATGCGTACCGAGTCGATGGGCCGGCACCTGAGCCCGGATTCGATTGGCATAACTTCGACTTTGAGAAAATCCTGCTTGATCCTTGTGCGCAAAGCGTCTTCTTTCCCGATGGCTTCAGCCGCGAAGCCGCCTGCCGAGCTGGTTCCAACGCGGGCCAAGCTCCGCTGGGAGTGTTACCCAACCAACTCCTTCTCTCCGACCAAACCGACCCGTTGCCTTGTCCACTACGCCATGACAGCGATCTTGTTATCTATGAATTGCATGTCCGGGGATTCACACAACACCCCCGTTCCGGAATCCCGGAATCCCATCGCGGCACCTTTCTCGGTGTTGTGGACAAAATCCCTCACCTCGTCGACCTCGGCATCACCGCCGTCGAACTGATGCCAATTTTCCAGTTTGATCCCGACGACGGTGACTACTGGGGCTACATGCCGCTGAATTTTTATTCACCGCATCATGGGTATGCAACTCAGCCTGACGAGTGCAACCAACAACACGAATTCCGGAGGATGGTTCAAGCTTTGCATGCGGTCGGAATCGAAGTCATCTTGGACGTCGTTTACAACCACACCTGCGAAGGGGACCACACCGGGCCGACGTATTCTTTCAAAGGCATCGACAACAGTTCGGCGTACATCATGACGGGCGACCCCAACGTTCCGTTTGCCAACTACAGCGGCACTGGCAACACGCTGCACACCGCCAATCGAGCCATCCGGCGACACATCGTCGACAGTCTGCGGTTTTGGGATCAGCAAATGCACATCGACGGATTTCGATTCGACCTTGCGTCCATCTTCACCCGCAACTCCGATGGTTCGATCAACCTGGACGATCCGCCGATCATCGCCGAGATCGGCACCAACGCCGACCTGACCAACAACCGCTTGATCGCCGAACCCTGGGATGCTGGCGGTGAGTTCCAACTCGGTCAAAAATTTCCCGGCCAACGTTGGATGCAGTGGAATGCACGCTACCGTGAAACACTTCAGCGATTCGTCCGTGGCGACAGAGGGCTCGTCCGTGATCTGATGACGCGTCTTTATGGCAGCGCCGATCTCTTTCCCGATGATCGAATGCACGCTCTTCAACCTCCGCTCAGCGTCAACTACATCACTTCGCACGACGGATCAACGCTCTACGATCTCGTTTCCTACAACGAAAAAAACAACTGGGCCAATGGCCACAACAACACCGACGGCAGCAAAGAATACCGTTGGAACTGCGGATGGGAGGGTGACGAGGTCTCTGACGTAGTGGACGAGGTTACGAGTCCCGACACGCAAGGGATCGTGACCTCGTCCACGACGAATGCGTCACATGATTTTGCAGTGGTACTTGCCTTACGCAAACAACAAGTCAAAAACTTTATCTGCTTGCTGATGCTCTCCAACGGAACGCCGATGTTCCGCATGGGCGACGAGTTCCTGCAAACCCAAGGCGGCAACAACAACCCGTACAACCAAGACAACGAAACAAGCTGGCTCGACTGGGGACGCTTAAGCAAACACGACGACATCTTTCGCTTCGTCAAACAGATGATCGCCTTCCGCAAATCCCATCCGTCAATCAGTCGTTCCAGATTCTGGCGCGACGACATCAAGTGGTACGGCACGGGCCACCTAGTCGACATGTCACCCACCTCTCAACAACTGGCGTTTTGTCTTCACGGAGCTTCCCAAAACGACACCGATCTTTACGTCATGATCAACGCTGCGGATGCAACGGTTGAGTTCGGAATACACGAAGGGGCATCGGGTTCGTGGCGACGCGTCGTCGATACGTCGCTCAACAGCCCGCACGATTTCGCAGAGGTACCCGACAAGTCCGTAGAGAAATCTTGCTATTCCGTAAACGGACGGTCCGTCGTTCTCTTGGTAGCAGCAGGGTGA